Proteins encoded within one genomic window of Pectobacterium araliae:
- the lapD gene encoding cyclic di-GMP receptor LapD, with protein MSLYKQLLIAICLFVLIIFSGSFFVSLENSREQYNNQLHSHAQDAATALGLSLTPNIDDPAMVELMVSSIFDSGYFSSIRVRDLKTGSVTLERTASPDIPDVPIWFVRVVNLQPGAGEAIVMRGWEQAAKVEVVSHPMFAVTRLWRSSTATFLWLLGCGTLGVFLGALFLRRQLRPLDYIVDQSLAITRREFLSQPNLPNTPEFRRVAQAMNLMVSKLKTLFEEEAERSERLRQDAYQDPQTGLNNRRAFDMQFNDKLADEETAPGFLIMIRMQDLAGMNQRLGGQRTDALLASVGHILRKTQKQHTNTESLLARIRGGEFALFCPGLVDKEAYALIGELTRNIETLHLTGETDVSPVAQFGMVPFRPGDTAQSLFIQGDQALTRAESDTDTTATHDIPSASAEQVETDRHMWFNLLDPILEQERLQLFLQPVVACDDPNQVLHHKVLARIQDEQGNSIAAGRFLPWIQRFGWDTRLDQAMLHEVLDYLRQHDGNLALSLSGTTVLNLHLLADLLAPLKHQPDIARRLILELDENQLPDSAQLEALIKLLNEHGCALGLQHFGGRFNMIGNLSQWGLAYLKVDGSYIRNIDQESDKQMFIEALYRATNSIALPLIAERVETAGELKVLQEMGLQGAMGRLLGEPMPALKA; from the coding sequence ATGTCTCTATACAAACAACTACTGATAGCCATCTGCCTGTTTGTGCTAATCATTTTCAGCGGGAGCTTTTTCGTCAGTCTGGAAAATTCGCGCGAACAATACAATAACCAGCTTCACTCTCATGCGCAGGATGCCGCGACGGCGCTCGGGCTTTCCCTGACGCCGAATATTGATGACCCGGCGATGGTGGAGCTGATGGTCAGCTCGATTTTCGACAGCGGCTATTTTTCCAGCATTCGCGTGCGAGATTTAAAAACTGGCAGCGTCACGCTGGAACGCACCGCCTCGCCGGATATCCCTGATGTCCCGATCTGGTTTGTCCGAGTAGTGAACCTGCAACCCGGCGCGGGCGAAGCCATCGTAATGCGAGGTTGGGAACAGGCAGCAAAAGTGGAAGTGGTCAGCCATCCGATGTTCGCAGTCACCCGTTTGTGGCGCAGCAGCACGGCCACCTTCCTGTGGCTGCTCGGCTGTGGCACGCTGGGCGTGTTCCTCGGTGCGCTGTTCCTGCGCCGCCAGCTACGCCCACTCGATTATATCGTCGACCAGTCGCTGGCGATCACCCGCCGTGAATTCCTCAGCCAGCCGAACCTGCCCAATACGCCCGAATTCCGCCGCGTCGCGCAGGCGATGAACCTGATGGTCAGCAAGCTCAAAACGCTGTTTGAAGAAGAAGCAGAGCGAAGCGAGCGCTTACGTCAGGACGCCTATCAAGATCCACAAACCGGACTGAATAACCGTCGTGCATTTGATATGCAATTCAACGACAAACTAGCCGATGAAGAGACTGCCCCCGGCTTTCTTATTATGATTCGCATGCAAGATCTGGCGGGTATGAACCAGCGGTTGGGTGGCCAGCGTACCGATGCACTATTAGCCTCTGTCGGGCATATTCTGCGTAAAACGCAAAAACAGCACACGAATACGGAGAGTCTCTTGGCACGCATCCGCGGTGGTGAGTTTGCGCTGTTCTGCCCCGGTTTAGTCGACAAAGAGGCCTATGCGCTGATTGGCGAATTGACACGCAACATCGAAACTCTGCATCTGACAGGCGAAACCGATGTCTCCCCTGTCGCCCAATTCGGTATGGTGCCCTTCCGCCCCGGTGACACCGCACAATCTCTGTTTATTCAGGGCGATCAGGCGCTCACACGAGCCGAAAGCGATACCGATACTACCGCCACTCACGACATTCCGTCCGCCAGTGCCGAACAGGTCGAAACCGATCGTCATATGTGGTTTAACCTGCTCGATCCGATCCTTGAACAGGAGCGTTTGCAGCTTTTCCTGCAACCCGTTGTCGCATGTGACGATCCTAACCAAGTATTACATCACAAAGTACTGGCCCGCATTCAGGATGAGCAAGGAAACAGCATCGCAGCAGGTCGTTTCTTGCCGTGGATTCAACGCTTTGGCTGGGATACGCGTCTGGATCAGGCCATGCTGCACGAAGTGCTGGACTACCTCCGCCAGCACGACGGCAATCTCGCACTCAGTCTGTCTGGTACCACCGTATTGAATCTTCATCTACTCGCCGATCTGCTTGCTCCGCTAAAGCATCAGCCAGACATCGCCAGACGACTGATTCTGGAGCTGGATGAGAACCAATTGCCAGACAGCGCCCAACTGGAAGCCTTAATCAAGCTGCTGAATGAGCACGGCTGTGCGCTGGGGCTACAACATTTTGGTGGGCGCTTTAATATGATCGGCAACTTGTCTCAATGGGGACTGGCTTACCTGAAAGTCGATGGCAGCTACATCCGCAACATCGATCAGGAAAGCGATAAGCAAATGTTTATCGAAGCGCTGTACCGTGCAACCAACAGTATTGCCCTACCGCTTATCGCCGAACGCGTTGAAACCGCAGGTGAGCTCAAAGTGCTTCAGGAAATGGGATTACAGGGAGCGATGGGACGACTACTGGGTGAACCGATGCCAGCGCTCAAGGCCTGA
- the tadA gene encoding tRNA adenosine(34) deaminase TadA — translation MRYALTLAQRAQDEGEVPVGAVLVLDNEAIGEGWNRPIGHHDPTAHAEIMALRQGGVVLQNYRLLETTLYVTLEPCIMCAGAMIHGRIGRLVYGASDEKTGAAGSLLDILRHPGMNHQIVVESGVLADECSAMLSAFFRLRREQHKARRAAVKNAAQR, via the coding sequence ATGCGCTATGCATTGACGCTGGCTCAGCGTGCTCAAGATGAAGGTGAAGTCCCGGTTGGTGCGGTGCTGGTGTTGGATAATGAAGCGATTGGCGAAGGGTGGAATCGGCCGATAGGGCATCACGATCCGACTGCGCACGCTGAAATTATGGCACTGCGGCAGGGGGGCGTCGTGTTGCAGAACTACCGCCTGCTGGAGACCACGCTGTATGTCACGTTGGAGCCGTGCATCATGTGTGCGGGCGCGATGATACATGGCCGCATTGGTCGTCTGGTTTATGGCGCATCAGATGAGAAAACGGGGGCGGCGGGATCGCTGTTGGACATTCTGCGCCACCCCGGCATGAATCATCAGATTGTTGTTGAATCGGGTGTGCTGGCCGATGAATGCTCTGCAATGCTCAGCGCATTTTTTCGTCTACGTCGTGAACAGCATAAAGCCCGCCGTGCGGCAGTCAAAAACGCCGCGCAGAGATAG
- the yfhb gene encoding phosphatidylglycerophosphatase C codes for MSDKREQRIVFFDLDGTLHQQDMFGSFLRFLLRRLPLNLILVIPLLPIIGLGLLIRGRAARWPMSGLLWAITFGRDEDDLVLLEKQFVGAFRRDVIPFPQVQQRLKSYLEDSDAQVWLVTGSPQRLVEQVYHDSPFLSGVRLMGSQITRRYGGWVLTLRCLGHEKVTQMEQRLGAPLKLYSGYSDSKQDNPLLYFCEHRWRVTPEGSLQQLE; via the coding sequence TTGAGTGATAAGCGAGAGCAACGTATTGTTTTTTTTGATCTGGATGGCACGTTGCATCAGCAGGATATGTTTGGCAGTTTTTTACGTTTCTTGCTTCGTCGATTGCCGTTAAATCTCATTCTGGTTATTCCGCTATTACCGATTATCGGGCTTGGATTATTGATTCGGGGTCGCGCGGCGCGCTGGCCGATGAGTGGGTTGCTGTGGGCGATTACGTTTGGGCGTGACGAAGATGACCTTGTCCTGCTTGAAAAGCAGTTCGTCGGTGCGTTTCGTCGCGATGTCATCCCGTTTCCGCAGGTTCAACAGCGGTTGAAAAGCTATCTTGAAGACAGTGATGCACAGGTTTGGCTGGTGACGGGATCGCCACAGCGACTGGTGGAGCAGGTCTATCACGATTCCCCTTTTCTATCTGGCGTGCGCCTGATGGGGAGTCAGATTACCCGTCGCTACGGTGGCTGGGTACTCACGCTGCGCTGTCTCGGGCATGAAAAAGTCACGCAGATGGAACAGCGTTTAGGCGCACCGCTCAAGCTCTACAGCGGTTATAGCGATAGCAAGCAGGACAACCCATTGCTCTATTTTTGCGAGCATCGCTGGCGGGTGACGCCCGAAGGGAGTCTGCAACAACTGGAGTAA
- the lapG gene encoding cysteine protease LapG produces MRLSGFRISSYKAFFISCLLFLLAGSLRADWDFITINQRTEPLYGPATPDARRRIEEWQTLLVNSRNKDEKALLSSVNQFFNDRMLFRDDIVVWNQEDYWATPIEALRKGAGDCEDYALAKYFTLRHLGVSADKLRITYVKALRLNKAHMVVTYYPTPTSIPLVLDNLTDKIQPATERNDLVPVYAFNGEGLWLPGASGSNKRVGDSKRLSRWQDVLTKMRAEGFSIEE; encoded by the coding sequence GTGCGACTCTCCGGGTTCAGGATCTCCAGTTACAAGGCCTTCTTTATTAGCTGTCTGCTGTTTCTGCTGGCGGGTTCTCTACGTGCAGACTGGGATTTTATTACCATTAATCAGCGAACCGAGCCGCTTTATGGCCCGGCAACGCCCGATGCTCGCCGTCGGATTGAGGAATGGCAAACGCTGTTGGTCAATTCCCGCAATAAAGATGAAAAGGCGCTGCTCAGCAGCGTGAACCAGTTTTTCAACGACCGTATGCTGTTTCGCGATGATATTGTCGTCTGGAATCAGGAAGATTACTGGGCAACACCGATTGAAGCGCTGCGTAAAGGCGCCGGAGACTGCGAGGATTATGCGCTTGCCAAGTATTTTACGCTGCGTCATTTAGGCGTATCAGCGGACAAATTACGCATTACCTATGTTAAAGCCCTGCGTCTGAATAAAGCGCACATGGTCGTAACCTATTATCCCACGCCAACCTCGATTCCACTGGTGTTGGACAATCTGACCGATAAGATTCAACCTGCGACAGAGCGCAACGATTTAGTTCCGGTGTACGCCTTTAATGGCGAAGGTCTCTGGCTGCCGGGTGCAAGCGGCAGCAACAAACGCGTCGGTGACAGTAAACGACTTTCACGCTGGCAGGATGTATTAACCAAAATGCGTGCCGAAGGGTTTTCAATTGAGGAGTAA
- the murQ gene encoding N-acetylmuramic acid 6-phosphate etherase, which yields MSSGRVDRERLNLGKLVSETRNPATMSLDQFSTLEMMYAFNQEDRKVPEAIAQVLPAIAEAVDLATASLQAGGRLIYLGAGTSGRLGVLDASECPPTFGVPHGLVIGLIAGGPGALLKAVEGAEDDPALGEADLKALNLTDADMVIGLAASGRTPYVMGALCYARHVGCRTAAISCNPDSPIAQDAQVAISPVVGPEALTGSTRLKSGTAQKLVLNMISTGVMVKLGKVYQNLMVDVKATNVKLLDRACRIVVEATGAEQDTARQALVQADNNVKPAILMLLANIDVETARERLKQHNGYLREALISG from the coding sequence ATGAGTTCAGGCAGGGTGGATAGAGAGCGTCTTAATTTAGGGAAATTGGTTTCTGAAACCCGAAATCCAGCAACCATGTCGCTGGATCAGTTCTCTACGCTGGAGATGATGTACGCCTTTAATCAGGAAGATCGGAAAGTGCCTGAAGCGATTGCGCAGGTTTTACCCGCGATCGCTGAAGCTGTCGATTTGGCTACGGCATCGTTACAGGCGGGAGGGCGGCTGATCTATCTGGGAGCGGGGACCAGTGGTCGTTTGGGCGTGTTGGATGCATCGGAATGCCCACCGACGTTTGGTGTGCCGCACGGGCTGGTTATCGGTCTGATTGCTGGCGGACCGGGGGCATTGCTTAAGGCGGTAGAAGGTGCGGAAGACGATCCAGCATTGGGTGAGGCTGATTTAAAAGCGCTGAATTTAACCGACGCTGATATGGTGATCGGCCTTGCAGCATCGGGCAGGACACCGTATGTGATGGGTGCATTGTGCTATGCGCGTCATGTCGGTTGCCGGACGGCGGCCATCTCTTGTAACCCAGACTCCCCGATCGCACAGGACGCGCAGGTAGCGATATCTCCCGTGGTCGGCCCAGAAGCGTTAACGGGCTCAACACGGCTGAAGTCAGGAACCGCGCAAAAATTAGTCCTGAATATGATTTCTACTGGCGTAATGGTTAAGCTGGGGAAGGTGTATCAGAATTTGATGGTCGATGTGAAGGCAACCAATGTGAAGCTGTTGGATCGGGCTTGCCGTATTGTGGTGGAAGCGACGGGGGCAGAACAGGATACGGCGCGGCAGGCGCTGGTACAGGCAGATAATAACGTTAAGCCTGCGATTCTGATGCTTCTGGCTAATATTGACGTAGAGACGGCGCGTGAACGCCTGAAGCAGCACAACGGTTATCTGCGTGAGGCGCTGATTAGCGGATAA